A DNA window from Chitinibacter fontanus contains the following coding sequences:
- the rpsL gene encoding 30S ribosomal protein S12 — MPTINQLVRKGRVAETFKSKVPALEACPQKRGVCTRVYTTTPKKPNSALRKVCKVRLTNGFEVISYIGGEGHNLQEHSVVLLRGGRVKDLPGVRYHCVRGSLDLAGVKNRKQARSKYGAKRPKA, encoded by the coding sequence ATGCCAACTATCAACCAACTCGTCCGTAAAGGCCGTGTTGCGGAAACTTTCAAGAGCAAAGTACCAGCTTTGGAAGCTTGCCCGCAAAAACGTGGTGTATGTACTCGTGTATATACAACTACTCCAAAAAAACCAAACTCTGCATTGCGTAAAGTTTGTAAAGTTCGCCTAACCAACGGTTTCGAAGTGATTTCGTACATCGGTGGTGAAGGTCATAATCTGCAAGAGCACAGTGTTGTGTTGTTGCGCGGCGGTCGTGTTAAGGATTTGCCAGGTGTTCGCTATCACTGCGTACGCGGCTCACTTGACTTGGCTGGCGTTAAAAATCGTAAGCAAGCTCGCTCTAAGTACGGTGCTAAACGTCCTAAGGCGTAA
- the rpsG gene encoding 30S ribosomal protein S7 has protein sequence MPRRREVPKRDVLPDPKFGSTELAKFMNVVMLDGKKAVAERIVYGALAQIEKKTGKDAVEVFNTAIGNVKPAVEVKSRRVGGANYQVPVEVRPSRRLALAMRWVREAARKRGEKSMDLRLAGELLDAAEGRGGAMKKRDEVHRMADANKAFAHFRF, from the coding sequence ATGCCAAGACGCAGAGAAGTCCCAAAACGCGACGTCTTGCCGGATCCAAAATTCGGCAGTACAGAACTCGCGAAATTCATGAACGTCGTTATGCTCGACGGTAAAAAAGCCGTAGCAGAGCGTATCGTTTATGGTGCACTTGCCCAGATCGAGAAAAAGACAGGTAAAGATGCAGTTGAAGTTTTCAACACGGCAATTGGCAATGTTAAGCCAGCTGTCGAAGTGAAGAGCCGTCGTGTCGGTGGTGCTAACTACCAAGTACCAGTAGAAGTACGTCCTAGCCGTCGTCTGGCATTGGCGATGCGTTGGGTCCGTGAAGCGGCTCGTAAACGTGGTGAAAAATCAATGGATCTGCGTTTGGCTGGTGAGCTTCTGGACGCTGCTGAAGGTCGCGGTGGCGCGATGAAAAAACGCGATGAAGTACATCGTATGGCTGATGCAAACAAAGCGTTTGCTCACTTCCGTTTCTAA
- the fusA gene encoding elongation factor G — MARKTPIERYRNIGISAHIDAGKTTTTERILFYTGVNHKIGEVHDGAATMDWMEQEQERGITITSAATTTYWKGMGMQFQEHLVNIIDTPGHVDFTIEVERSMRVLDGACMVYCAVGGVQPQSETVWRQANKYNVPRLAFVNKMDRSGANFFRAVEQMKIRLKANPVPVVVPIGAEDKFEGVVDLLKMKAIIWDDASQGMKFEYGDIPADLVSVAEEWREKMVESAAEASEELMNKYLETGELSEEEIIGALRTRTLACEIQPVLCGSAFKNKGVQRMLDAVIEFLPSPLDIDDVKGVDDREQEASRPASDAAPFSALAFKLMNDPYVGQLTFFRVYSGVLNSGDSVLNSVKGKKERIGRIVQMHANDRKEIEEVRAGDIAAAIGLKDVTTGETLCDPDNAIILERMVFPEPVIHVAVEPKTKADQEKMGLALGRLAKEDPSFRVRTDEETGQTIMSGMGELHLEILVDRMKREFGVEANVGAPQVAYRETITQIAADVQGKHAKQSGGKGQYGDCTITIEPAGEGNGYSFHDEIKGGVIPREFIPSVDKGIQNTLKSGVLAGFPVVDVKVRLTFGSYHDVDSSQIAFELAGSIAFKEAMRRAGPVILEPMMAVEIETPEEYMGDIMGDISSRRGILQGMDDNPAGGKMVKAEVPLSEMFGYSTTLRSMSQGRATYSMEFKHYSIAPKHIADAIMAKK; from the coding sequence GTGGCACGTAAGACCCCTATTGAGCGCTACCGTAATATCGGTATTTCCGCTCACATTGATGCAGGTAAGACTACTACGACTGAACGTATTTTGTTCTACACCGGTGTTAATCACAAAATTGGTGAGGTTCATGATGGCGCTGCCACTATGGACTGGATGGAGCAAGAGCAAGAGCGTGGTATTACCATTACTTCTGCTGCAACGACTACATACTGGAAAGGTATGGGTATGCAGTTTCAGGAGCACTTGGTAAACATTATTGATACTCCAGGCCACGTTGACTTCACTATTGAAGTTGAGCGCTCAATGCGCGTGCTGGATGGTGCTTGTATGGTTTATTGTGCTGTGGGCGGTGTTCAGCCTCAGTCAGAAACTGTATGGCGTCAGGCTAATAAATACAACGTACCTCGATTGGCATTTGTGAATAAGATGGACCGCTCAGGCGCCAACTTCTTCCGAGCAGTTGAGCAGATGAAGATTCGTCTGAAAGCTAATCCGGTGCCTGTAGTGGTGCCTATTGGCGCTGAAGACAAATTCGAAGGCGTTGTTGATCTGCTGAAAATGAAAGCGATCATCTGGGATGACGCATCGCAAGGTATGAAGTTTGAATACGGCGATATCCCTGCAGATTTGGTTTCAGTTGCTGAAGAGTGGCGTGAGAAGATGGTCGAGTCTGCGGCCGAAGCTTCTGAAGAGTTGATGAACAAATATCTCGAAACTGGCGAGTTGTCAGAAGAAGAGATTATTGGTGCATTGCGTACTCGTACCTTGGCTTGTGAGATTCAGCCTGTTCTGTGTGGTTCGGCATTTAAGAACAAGGGCGTTCAGCGTATGTTGGATGCTGTAATTGAGTTCTTGCCATCGCCGCTGGATATTGACGATGTTAAAGGTGTGGACGATCGTGAGCAAGAGGCTTCACGCCCAGCTTCTGATGCTGCGCCGTTCTCAGCATTGGCATTCAAACTGATGAATGACCCTTATGTAGGTCAGTTGACGTTCTTCCGTGTTTACTCGGGTGTTCTGAATTCTGGTGATTCAGTACTTAACTCAGTTAAGGGCAAAAAAGAGCGTATCGGTCGTATCGTACAGATGCACGCTAATGATCGTAAAGAGATCGAAGAAGTGCGTGCTGGTGATATTGCTGCAGCCATCGGTTTGAAAGATGTGACCACAGGTGAGACTTTGTGCGATCCAGATAACGCGATTATCTTGGAGCGTATGGTGTTCCCTGAGCCGGTTATTCACGTTGCTGTGGAGCCAAAAACTAAAGCTGACCAAGAGAAAATGGGTTTGGCTTTGGGGCGCTTGGCGAAGGAAGATCCTTCATTCCGCGTGCGCACTGACGAAGAGACTGGTCAGACAATTATGTCTGGTATGGGTGAGCTGCACCTTGAGATCTTGGTTGATCGTATGAAGCGTGAGTTTGGCGTTGAGGCAAATGTGGGCGCTCCACAAGTAGCTTATCGTGAAACTATTACGCAAATTGCGGCTGATGTACAAGGTAAGCACGCTAAACAGTCTGGTGGTAAAGGTCAGTATGGTGATTGTACGATCACTATTGAGCCGGCAGGTGAGGGTAATGGCTATAGCTTCCACGACGAAATCAAGGGTGGTGTAATTCCTCGTGAATTTATTCCGTCTGTTGACAAGGGTATTCAAAATACACTCAAGTCAGGTGTGTTGGCTGGTTTCCCGGTTGTTGATGTTAAAGTTCGTCTGACGTTTGGTTCGTACCATGATGTTGACTCTTCGCAGATTGCGTTTGAGTTGGCTGGTTCTATTGCGTTTAAAGAAGCGATGCGTCGTGCGGGTCCGGTAATTCTCGAGCCAATGATGGCGGTGGAGATTGAAACTCCAGAGGAATACATGGGTGATATCATGGGTGATATCTCTTCACGTCGCGGTATCTTGCAAGGTATGGATGATAATCCTGCTGGTGGCAAGATGGTTAAAGCGGAAGTGCCTTTGTCTGAAATGTTTGGTTACTCAACTACGTTGCGTTCTATGTCGCAAGGCCGTGCAACGTACTCAATGGAGTTCAAACACTACTCAATCGCGCCTAAGCATATTGCTGATGCAATCATGGCTAAAAAATAA
- the tuf gene encoding elongation factor Tu, translating to MAKEKFTRTKPHVNVGTIGHVDHGKTTLTAAITTILSRKFGGEAKDYSQIDSAPEEKARGITINTAHVEYETETRHYAHVDCPGHADYVKNMITGAAQMDGAVLVVSAADGPMPQTREHILLSRQVGVPYIIVFMNKADLVDDAELLELVEMEVRDLLSKYDFPGDDTPIITGSARAALEGDQGEYGEPAIFRLAEALDTYIPLPERAVDGTFLMPVEDVFSISGRGTVVTGRVERGIIKVGEEIEIVGIVPTVKTTCTGVEMFRKLLDQGQAGDNIGALLRGTKREDVQRGQVLAKPGSITPHTKFTSEIYVLSKEEGGRHTPFFSNYRPQFYFRTTDVTGAIALPEGTEMVMPGDNVSITVTLICPIAMEQGLRFAIREGGRTVGAGVVAKVIE from the coding sequence ATGGCTAAAGAAAAGTTTACGCGGACCAAGCCGCACGTTAACGTTGGTACAATCGGTCACGTTGACCACGGTAAAACTACCCTGACAGCAGCAATCACCACGATCTTGTCACGCAAGTTCGGTGGTGAAGCTAAAGATTACTCACAAATCGATAGCGCGCCTGAAGAAAAGGCACGTGGTATTACCATTAACACTGCGCACGTAGAATACGAAACTGAAACTCGTCACTACGCGCACGTAGATTGCCCAGGTCACGCGGATTACGTTAAAAACATGATTACCGGTGCTGCGCAGATGGATGGCGCGGTATTGGTGGTATCTGCTGCTGATGGTCCAATGCCACAAACTCGCGAGCACATCCTGTTGTCTCGTCAGGTTGGCGTTCCATACATCATCGTATTCATGAACAAAGCTGACTTGGTAGATGATGCTGAGTTGCTCGAATTGGTTGAAATGGAAGTTCGTGACCTGTTGTCTAAATATGACTTCCCAGGTGATGACACTCCAATCATTACTGGTTCAGCTCGTGCTGCACTGGAAGGTGATCAAGGCGAATACGGCGAGCCAGCAATTTTCCGCTTGGCTGAAGCGTTGGATACCTACATTCCTCTGCCAGAGCGTGCAGTTGACGGTACATTCCTGATGCCAGTTGAGGACGTATTCTCAATTTCTGGTCGCGGTACTGTAGTAACTGGTCGTGTAGAGCGCGGTATCATCAAGGTAGGTGAAGAGATCGAAATCGTTGGTATCGTGCCAACCGTTAAGACTACTTGTACTGGCGTTGAGATGTTCCGTAAGTTGTTGGACCAAGGTCAAGCTGGTGACAACATTGGTGCGTTGTTGCGTGGTACTAAGCGTGAAGACGTTCAGCGTGGTCAGGTATTGGCTAAGCCAGGTTCAATCACGCCACACACTAAATTCACGTCAGAAATCTACGTTCTGTCGAAAGAAGAGGGTGGTCGTCATACCCCATTCTTCAGTAACTACCGTCCACAGTTCTACTTCCGTACTACGGACGTAACTGGTGCGATCGCGTTGCCAGAAGGTACAGAAATGGTGATGCCAGGCGATAACGTATCTATCACTGTAACGTTGATCTGCCCGATCGCGATGGAGCAAGGTTTGCGCTTTGCGATTCGTGAAGGCGGTCGTACGGTAGGTGCTGGTGTTGTTGCTAAAGTCATCGAATAA
- the rpsJ gene encoding 30S ribosomal protein S10 — protein MQNQKIRIRLKAFDYSLIDRSAQEIVETAKRTGAVVKGPVPLPTKIERFDILRSPHVYKTSRDQFEIRTHLRMMDIVDPTDKTVDALMKLDLPAGVDVEIKLN, from the coding sequence ATGCAAAACCAAAAAATCCGTATTCGTTTGAAAGCATTTGACTACTCATTGATTGACCGTTCGGCTCAAGAAATTGTAGAAACTGCAAAACGTACTGGTGCAGTTGTGAAGGGTCCGGTTCCTTTGCCAACTAAAATCGAGCGTTTTGATATCTTGCGTTCTCCGCACGTATACAAAACTTCTCGTGATCAGTTTGAAATTCGCACACATTTGCGCATGATGGATATCGTCGATCCTACTGACAAAACTGTTGATGCGTTGATGAAGCTTGATTTGCCAGCTGGTGTTGATGTCGAAATCAAACTAAACTAA
- the rplC gene encoding 50S ribosomal protein L3, translating to MSLGLVGRKVGMTRIFAEDGLSIPVTVLDMAANRVTQIKTQEVDGYSAVQVTFGAKKASRVNKAEAGHFAAAGVEAGEALVEFRLAADKIAGLKAGDALSVELFSVGQIVDVTGTTQGKGFAGVIKRHHFSSNRASHGNSVSHRSAGSIGMAQDPGRVFPGKRMAGQHGNEKRTVQNLEIVRVDAERQLLLVKGGVPGSKGNQVIVRPGVKVGA from the coding sequence ATGAGCTTAGGTCTTGTAGGTCGCAAAGTCGGCATGACACGCATTTTTGCAGAGGATGGTTTGTCTATCCCTGTGACTGTGCTTGACATGGCTGCAAATCGCGTCACGCAAATCAAAACACAGGAAGTTGACGGCTATTCAGCTGTTCAAGTTACTTTCGGTGCTAAGAAAGCTAGTCGTGTAAATAAGGCAGAGGCAGGTCATTTTGCTGCTGCTGGTGTTGAGGCGGGTGAGGCTCTGGTGGAGTTTCGTCTTGCTGCAGATAAAATTGCTGGCTTGAAAGCTGGTGATGCCCTTTCTGTTGAGTTATTTAGTGTCGGTCAGATTGTTGACGTGACAGGGACTACTCAAGGTAAAGGTTTTGCTGGTGTAATTAAGCGCCATCATTTTAGTTCTAATCGTGCTTCTCACGGTAACTCTGTTTCGCATCGTTCAGCTGGTTCGATCGGTATGGCTCAAGATCCTGGTCGTGTATTTCCAGGTAAGCGCATGGCCGGTCAGCATGGTAACGAAAAGCGCACTGTGCAGAATCTTGAAATCGTCCGTGTTGATGCAGAGCGCCAACTGTTGCTTGTCAAGGGTGGTGTTCCAGGTTCTAAGGGCAATCAAGTTATCGTTCGTCCAGGCGTGAAGGTGGGTGCGTAA
- the rplD gene encoding 50S ribosomal protein L4: protein MELKSVNLKGEAQAVVAASDSLFGREFNEALVHQVVTAYFANARSGNRAQKDRTDVKHTTKKPWRQKGTGRARAGMSSSPLWRGGGKTFPNSPDENFSQKVNRKMYRAGIATILSQLVREDRLVVVDSFVLDAPKTKAFAQKLAEMQLDNVLIVTKELDENLYLASRNLPHVLVLEPAQADPVSLVRFKKVVLTREALQAFEEMFA from the coding sequence ATGGAACTTAAATCTGTAAATCTCAAAGGTGAGGCGCAGGCAGTTGTGGCTGCGTCAGATTCACTTTTTGGTCGTGAGTTCAACGAAGCATTGGTGCATCAGGTTGTTACTGCTTATTTTGCAAATGCTCGTAGTGGTAACCGTGCGCAAAAAGATCGTACCGATGTAAAGCACACGACTAAAAAGCCTTGGCGTCAAAAAGGTACTGGCCGTGCCCGTGCTGGTATGTCTTCTTCTCCGCTTTGGCGTGGTGGTGGTAAAACATTCCCAAATAGCCCTGATGAGAACTTCTCTCAGAAAGTTAACCGCAAAATGTACCGTGCTGGTATTGCGACAATTTTGTCGCAGTTGGTGCGTGAAGATCGTTTGGTTGTGGTTGATTCTTTTGTGCTCGATGCCCCAAAAACCAAAGCTTTCGCCCAAAAATTGGCCGAAATGCAGTTGGATAATGTGCTGATCGTTACTAAAGAGTTGGATGAGAATCTGTATCTGGCTTCGCGCAACCTGCCGCACGTGCTCGTGCTTGAGCCAGCGCAAGCAGATCCAGTTAGCTTGGTGCGTTTCAAGAAAGTGGTCTTGACTCGTGAGGCTCTTCAGGCGTTTGAGGAGATGTTCGCATGA
- the rplW gene encoding 50S ribosomal protein L23: MKFAENRLLQVILAPVVSEKSTMLAEKSEQVVFRVSTDATKAEIKAAVELLFKVKVDAVTTINVKGKSKRFGRTAGRRKDWKKAYVSLVAGQEIDLASAQ, translated from the coding sequence ATCAAATTCGCAGAAAATCGCCTGTTGCAAGTGATTTTGGCGCCAGTTGTTTCTGAAAAGAGCACAATGCTGGCCGAAAAATCAGAGCAGGTTGTATTTCGCGTATCTACTGATGCTACTAAAGCTGAGATTAAAGCTGCGGTTGAACTGTTGTTCAAAGTAAAAGTAGATGCTGTAACAACAATTAACGTTAAAGGTAAGTCAAAACGTTTCGGCCGCACAGCTGGTCGTCGTAAAGACTGGAAGAAAGCCTACGTTAGCTTGGTTGCCGGTCAGGAAATTGACTTGGCTTCTGCGCAATAA
- the rplB gene encoding 50S ribosomal protein L2, translating into MALVKVKPTSPGRRAVVKVVSPDLHKGAPYAPLLVKKSKTGGRNNNGHITTRHIGGGHKQHYRLIDFRRNKDGIVAKVERLEYDPNRTANIALLCYADGERSYIIAPKGLSAGMTVVSGSDAPIKVGNTLPIRNIPVGSTIHCIELQPGKGAQIARSAGTSVQLLAREGAYAQLRLRSGEIRKVHVDCRATIGEVGNGEHSLRSYGKAGAKRWLGIRPTVRGTAMNPVDHPHGGGEGRTGEGRVPVSPWGQPTKGYRTRRNKRTDNMIVRRRFANKG; encoded by the coding sequence ATGGCTTTGGTTAAAGTAAAACCGACATCCCCAGGTCGCCGCGCGGTTGTTAAAGTTGTTAGTCCGGACCTCCACAAAGGTGCGCCTTACGCTCCTTTGTTGGTGAAAAAGTCTAAAACAGGCGGCCGTAACAATAATGGTCACATTACGACTCGCCACATTGGTGGTGGTCATAAGCAACATTATCGTTTGATCGATTTCCGTCGTAATAAAGACGGCATCGTTGCTAAAGTTGAGCGTCTAGAGTACGACCCTAATCGTACGGCTAACATTGCTTTGTTGTGTTATGCCGATGGTGAGCGTAGCTATATTATTGCTCCTAAGGGCTTGTCTGCTGGTATGACTGTAGTATCAGGTTCAGATGCTCCGATTAAAGTGGGTAACACTTTACCTATCCGCAATATCCCAGTGGGTTCTACTATCCATTGTATCGAATTGCAACCTGGTAAAGGTGCTCAGATCGCTCGTTCGGCTGGTACTAGTGTTCAGTTGTTGGCGCGTGAAGGTGCTTATGCCCAGTTGCGTTTGCGTTCTGGTGAAATCCGCAAGGTGCACGTAGACTGCCGCGCAACCATTGGTGAGGTTGGTAATGGTGAGCATAGCCTGCGTTCATATGGTAAAGCCGGTGCTAAACGTTGGTTAGGTATTCGTCCTACGGTTCGCGGTACGGCAATGAACCCTGTAGATCACCCGCATGGTGGTGGTGAGGGTCGTACGGGTGAAGGTCGTGTGCCTGTTAGTCCGTGGGGTCAACCTACTAAGGGCTACCGTACTCGTCGTAACAAGCGTACGGACAATATGATTGTGCGTCGTCGTTTCGCGAACAAGGGGTAA
- the rpsS gene encoding 30S ribosomal protein S19, whose translation MARSVKKGPFVDLHLLKKVETTRANNDKRPVKTWSRRSTILPDFVGLTIAVHNGKQHIPVYVNENMVGHKLGEFALTRTFKGHAADKKSKR comes from the coding sequence ATGGCACGTTCCGTGAAAAAAGGTCCATTCGTTGATCTGCACTTGTTGAAAAAAGTTGAAACAACTCGTGCGAACAACGATAAGCGTCCAGTGAAAACTTGGTCGCGTCGTTCTACTATCTTGCCAGATTTTGTTGGCTTGACTATTGCTGTGCATAACGGCAAACAGCACATTCCTGTGTATGTGAATGAAAACATGGTAGGCCACAAATTGGGTGAGTTCGCTTTGACTCGCACATTTAAAGGTCATGCCGCGGACAAAAAATCCAAGCGATAA
- the rplV gene encoding 50S ribosomal protein L22, giving the protein MQVSAVLSNTRLSAQKARLVADLVRGKPVEQALNILAFCPKKGAVLIKKVLESAIANAEHNEGADIDTLKVKTIYVDKGPSLKRFSARAKGRGNRIEKQTCHITLTVGD; this is encoded by the coding sequence ATGCAAGTATCTGCTGTACTAAGCAACACTCGCCTCTCAGCTCAAAAAGCGCGTCTTGTCGCAGACCTCGTTCGTGGCAAGCCCGTTGAGCAGGCGCTGAATATTCTGGCCTTCTGCCCTAAAAAGGGTGCGGTGTTAATTAAGAAGGTTCTTGAGTCGGCTATCGCCAATGCCGAGCACAATGAAGGTGCCGATATCGACACACTCAAAGTGAAAACGATTTATGTGGACAAAGGTCCTTCTTTGAAACGTTTTTCTGCGCGCGCTAAAGGCCGTGGTAATCGTATCGAGAAGCAAACTTGCCACATTACTCTCACTGTTGGCGATTAA
- the rpsC gene encoding 30S ribosomal protein S3 — MGQKIHPTGFRLPVTKNWSSRWYANSTNFAKMLNEDIEVRDFLKKKLAGAAVSRVVIERPAKNAKVTIYSARPGVVIGKKGEDIEQLKAQLQKILNVPVHVNIEEVRKPEIDAQIIADSITSQLEKRVMFRRAMKRAMQNAMRLGAQGIKIMSSGRLNGIEIARTEWYREGRVPLHTLRADIDYATSEAKTTYGIIGVKVWVYKGDVKPGEKSAAEPVETQKKPRKGPRNAAAN; from the coding sequence ATGGGTCAGAAAATTCATCCAACAGGTTTTCGTTTACCTGTAACAAAAAACTGGTCATCTCGTTGGTACGCTAACAGCACAAATTTTGCCAAGATGTTGAATGAAGACATCGAGGTTCGCGATTTCCTGAAAAAGAAACTTGCGGGTGCTGCTGTTAGCCGCGTAGTAATTGAGCGACCAGCAAAAAATGCTAAAGTTACTATTTACTCAGCACGTCCAGGCGTGGTGATTGGTAAAAAAGGCGAAGATATTGAGCAGTTGAAGGCTCAGTTGCAAAAAATCTTGAACGTACCGGTTCATGTAAATATCGAAGAAGTGCGTAAGCCTGAAATAGATGCGCAGATCATTGCTGATAGCATTACTTCTCAGCTAGAAAAGCGTGTTATGTTCCGCCGTGCGATGAAGCGTGCAATGCAAAATGCAATGCGTCTTGGTGCTCAAGGTATCAAGATTATGTCTTCTGGCCGTCTGAATGGTATCGAGATTGCTCGTACTGAATGGTATCGTGAAGGTCGTGTGCCTTTGCATACTCTTCGCGCTGATATCGATTATGCGACTTCGGAAGCTAAGACTACCTACGGCATTATCGGTGTAAAAGTTTGGGTTTACAAAGGCGATGTTAAGCCAGGTGAGAAATCAGCTGCTGAGCCGGTAGAAACTCAGAAGAAACCACGTAAGGGGCCACGTAATGCTGCAGCCAACTAG
- the rplP gene encoding 50S ribosomal protein L16, with protein MLQPTRLKFRKVQKGRNTGIATRGNTVAFGEFGLKATSRGRLTARQIESARRAITRYIKRGGRVWIRVFPDKPISTKPAEVRMGGGKGSPDYYVAEIQPGKVLYELNGVSEEIAREAFRLASAKLPFAVTMVSRQVGQ; from the coding sequence ATGCTGCAGCCAACTAGACTCAAATTCCGTAAGGTCCAAAAGGGCCGCAATACCGGTATCGCTACACGCGGTAACACAGTTGCATTCGGCGAGTTTGGTCTGAAAGCAACTAGCCGCGGTCGCTTGACTGCGCGCCAAATTGAATCTGCTCGTCGTGCTATTACGCGCTACATAAAGCGTGGTGGCCGTGTTTGGATTCGTGTTTTCCCGGACAAACCAATTTCGACTAAACCTGCTGAAGTGCGTATGGGTGGGGGGAAGGGTTCTCCTGACTACTATGTGGCAGAAATTCAGCCTGGTAAAGTTTTGTATGAATTGAATGGTGTATCAGAAGAGATTGCACGCGAAGCCTTCCGTTTGGCTTCTGCTAAGCTGCCTTTTGCTGTGACCATGGTTTCTCGCCAAGTGGGGCAATGA
- the rpmC gene encoding 50S ribosomal protein L29, whose product MKATELQQKSVEELKSELTALLKAKFSLRMQHATGQLANTSELKRVRKDIARVLTVLTQKAA is encoded by the coding sequence ATGAAAGCGACTGAACTGCAACAGAAATCCGTTGAAGAGCTGAAAAGCGAATTGACGGCGCTGCTGAAAGCCAAGTTTAGCCTTCGCATGCAGCATGCGACGGGCCAATTGGCTAATACAAGCGAACTAAAGCGTGTGCGCAAAGATATTGCGCGTGTTCTTACCGTTCTCACTCAGAAGGCTGCCTAA
- the rpsQ gene encoding 30S ribosomal protein S17 produces MSEAKLKRTLTGRVVSNKMDKTVTVLVERLVKHPLYGKMVRQSKKYHAHDESNQYGEGDVVTIEECRPLSKTKSWAVTGLVEKARVI; encoded by the coding sequence ATGAGCGAAGCTAAACTCAAGCGTACGCTGACTGGTCGAGTGGTTAGCAACAAGATGGATAAGACTGTAACTGTTTTGGTTGAGCGTTTGGTAAAACATCCGCTGTATGGCAAGATGGTTCGTCAATCTAAAAAGTACCATGCGCATGATGAATCTAATCAATATGGCGAAGGCGATGTTGTGACGATTGAAGAGTGCCGTCCACTGTCGAAGACTAAATCTTGGGCTGTGACTGGTCTAGTAGAAAAAGCACGCGTTATCTAA
- the rplN gene encoding 50S ribosomal protein L14 → MIQMQSKLEVADNTGARSVMCIKVLGGSKRRYASVGDIIKVSIKDAAPRGRVKKGDVYNAVVVRTAKGVRRADGALIKFDGNAAVLLNAKLEPIGTRIFGPVTRELRTERFMKIVSLAPEVL, encoded by the coding sequence ATGATTCAAATGCAATCAAAGCTAGAGGTTGCGGACAATACTGGTGCACGTTCAGTTATGTGCATTAAAGTGTTGGGTGGCTCTAAGCGTCGTTATGCATCAGTTGGTGACATCATTAAGGTGAGCATCAAGGATGCGGCTCCTCGTGGTCGCGTCAAGAAAGGTGATGTATACAATGCCGTTGTTGTTCGTACTGCAAAAGGTGTGCGCCGTGCAGACGGAGCGTTGATTAAATTCGACGGTAATGCTGCGGTTCTTCTTAATGCAAAACTCGAGCCAATCGGTACTCGTATCTTCGGGCCAGTTACGCGTGAATTGCGTACTGAGCGTTTTATGAAGATTGTATCGCTTGCGCCTGAAGTTTTATAA
- the rplX gene encoding 50S ribosomal protein L24 — protein sequence MNKIRKGDEVVVLTGKDKGKRGTVVRALPATDRVVVEGVNVVKKHQKPNPMRGVQGGIVELTMPVHVSNVAIFNASTGKADRVGFKVQEDGKKVRVFKSSGEVVGA from the coding sequence ATGAATAAGATTCGTAAAGGCGATGAAGTTGTAGTTCTCACTGGTAAAGATAAGGGTAAGCGCGGTACTGTTGTGCGTGCGTTACCGGCGACTGATCGGGTCGTTGTTGAAGGTGTTAATGTGGTTAAAAAACACCAGAAGCCTAATCCAATGCGCGGTGTTCAGGGTGGTATTGTTGAGCTGACTATGCCAGTTCACGTATCTAATGTTGCTATTTTCAATGCTTCGACTGGTAAGGCGGATCGTGTTGGCTTCAAAGTTCAAGAAGACGGCAAGAAAGTACGCGTGTTTAAGTCTAGCGGCGAAGTAGTGGGCGCCTAA